The following proteins are co-located in the Ensifer sp. WSM1721 genome:
- a CDS encoding CpaE family protein, protein MSAIEYTIDNGGAADFSADATRPGDLDQLRPLPRISIHAFCESEAVQRLMERCGQDRRMAKVSLRITGGSIAAAANMFASVSTPNLIILETATEPKSLLSELAPLAQVCDPSTKVVIIGRHNDIALYRELIRNGISEYMVAPVGMADILTAVSAIFVDPEAEPLGRSLAFIGAKGGCGSSVIAHNCAWGISNLFSTETILADLDLPYGTANIDFDQDPPQGIAEAVFAPERLDEVFLDRLLTKCSEHLSLLAAPSMLDRAYDFEAGAFHPILEVLQRSAPVSVLDVPHAWSDWTRTVLGEADEVVITAVPDLASLRNTKNLLDALKKLRPNDRVPHLVLNQVGMPKRPEIAPNEFCESLEVEAAAIIPFDAVLFGNASNSGRMIAEIDRKSPAAETFSQLAHLLTGRTAIKKARRGGLGKVLAKLGRR, encoded by the coding sequence ATGAGCGCTATCGAATACACGATCGACAATGGCGGAGCGGCCGACTTTTCCGCGGACGCGACGCGTCCGGGCGATCTCGATCAGCTCCGGCCGTTGCCGCGCATTTCAATTCATGCCTTCTGCGAAAGCGAGGCGGTACAGCGGTTGATGGAGCGCTGTGGCCAGGATCGTCGCATGGCGAAGGTGAGCCTGCGCATCACCGGGGGCAGCATCGCCGCAGCGGCGAACATGTTCGCGAGCGTCTCGACGCCCAACCTGATCATCCTCGAAACCGCGACCGAGCCCAAATCGCTGCTTTCCGAACTCGCGCCGCTTGCCCAAGTCTGCGACCCGAGCACGAAGGTCGTCATTATCGGCCGTCACAACGATATCGCGCTCTATCGCGAGCTGATCCGCAACGGCATTTCCGAATATATGGTCGCGCCGGTCGGAATGGCCGATATCCTGACGGCGGTCTCGGCGATCTTCGTCGATCCGGAGGCCGAGCCGCTTGGGAGAAGCCTCGCCTTTATCGGTGCGAAGGGCGGCTGCGGCTCATCGGTCATCGCGCATAATTGCGCCTGGGGCATCTCCAACCTGTTTTCGACCGAGACGATCCTCGCTGATCTCGACCTGCCCTATGGCACTGCGAACATCGACTTCGACCAGGACCCGCCGCAGGGGATCGCCGAGGCCGTTTTCGCGCCGGAGCGGTTGGACGAGGTCTTCCTCGACCGGCTCCTCACCAAGTGCTCCGAGCATCTCTCGCTGCTCGCCGCACCCTCGATGCTCGACCGCGCCTATGATTTCGAGGCCGGCGCCTTTCATCCGATTCTCGAAGTCCTCCAGCGCAGCGCCCCGGTTTCGGTGCTCGATGTTCCGCATGCCTGGTCGGACTGGACCCGGACAGTTCTCGGCGAAGCCGACGAAGTGGTGATCACCGCCGTTCCCGACCTTGCGAGCCTCCGGAACACGAAGAACCTGCTCGACGCTCTCAAAAAGCTCCGGCCGAACGACCGGGTTCCGCATCTCGTCTTGAACCAGGTGGGCATGCCCAAGCGGCCGGAGATCGCTCCCAATGAGTTCTGCGAGTCGCTGGAGGTGGAGGCAGCGGCGATCATCCCCTTCGACGCGGTGCTCTTCGGCAATGCCTCGAACAGCGGCCGCATGATCGCGGAAATCGATAGAAAATCGCCGGCGGCAGAAACCTTCTCGCAACTCGCCCATCTCCTCACCGGGCGTACTGCA